One Dreissena polymorpha isolate Duluth1 chromosome 9, UMN_Dpol_1.0, whole genome shotgun sequence genomic window carries:
- the LOC127846331 gene encoding zinc finger MYM-type protein 1-like: MSPDTPGFRVLCPTRWTVRAASLCSVLDNYMYTVLQTLWDTCYELGDTEIRSRIVGVRSQMESFDLFFGVHLGYIILRHTYNLSRTLQQKDMSASEGQAVASMTVETLTSKRSDDAFYKFWVDVNSQLDDVDVGEPVVPRRRKMPKRYDVGTGAHECPATARDWYRPVYFEAFDLVIACIKDRFDQPGYKTYRSLQDLLVRCARGGDYATHLRSVIDFYRDDFNEQALTSQMEMYQVAVRDKKVKTITDIVTFFRDLPPESRLFFSEVVRVLRHVLVRPVTNATSERSFSGLRRLKTYLRTSMTQGRLTHLMTLHVHRCATDAMDLLDVANEFVSVNESRLTIFGKFS, encoded by the coding sequence ATGAGCCCCGATACCCCTGGGTTCCGTGTACTGTGCCCCACGAGATGGACAGTGCGTGCAGCAAGCCTGTGTAGTGTCTTAGACAACTACATGTACACTGTGTTACAGACCTTGTGGGACACCTGCTACGAGCTCGGAGACACGGAGATCCGTTCCAGGATAGTAGGCGTGCGGTCCCAGATGGAGAGCTTCGACCTCTTCTTTGGTGTCCATCTGGGTTACATCATCCTGCGACATACATACAACTTGAGCCGCACCCTACAACAGAAGGACATGTCCGCATCAGAGGGTCAGGCAGTTGCTTCAATGACGGTGGAAACATTGACCAGCAAACGCTCCGACGATGCCTTCTACAAGTTTTGGGTTGACGTCAACAGCCAGCTCGATGACGTCGACGTAGGAGAGCCAGTGGTTCCCAGGCGACGCAAGATGCCGAAACGCTATGACGTTGGAACCGGGGCCCACGAGTGTCCAGCCACAGCACGTGATTGGTACCGCCCGGTCTACTTTGAAGCATTTGATTTGGTGATCGCGTGTATCAAGGACAGATTCGATCAGCCAGGCTACAAAACCTACAGATCCCTCCAAGACCTTCTTGTGCGCTGCGCCCGTGGTGGTGACTACGCCACTCATCTGCGGAGCGTGATTGACTTCTACAGGGACGACTTCAACGAGCAGGCGCTCACCTCTCAGATGGAGATGTACCAGGTCGCCGTACGGGACAAGAAGGTCAAGACCATCACGGACATTGTCACGTTCTTCCGCGACTTGCCTCCTGAGTCTCGCCTCTTTTTCTCGGAGGTGGTGCGCGTCCTCCGCCACGTCCTGGTAAGGCCCGTCACCAACGCCACCAGCGAGAGGTCCTTCTCCGGCCTGAGACGCCTGAAGACGTACCTCCGGACGTCTATGACACAGGGGAGACTCACCCACCTCATGACGCTCCACGTGCACAGGTGTGCTACCGACGCAATGGACTTGTTAGATGTTGCCAATGAGTTCGTCAGTGTGAATGAATCACGGTTAACTATCTTCGGGAAGTTTTCATAG
- the LOC127846332 gene encoding uncharacterized protein LOC127846332: MSPDTPGFRVLCPTRWTVRAASLCSVLDNYMYTVLQTLWDTCYELGDTEIRSRIVGVRSQMESFDLFFGVHLGYIILRHTYNLSRTLQQKDMSASEGQAVASMTVETLTSKRSDDVFDKFWVDVNSQLDDVDVGEPVVPRRRKMPKRYDVGTGAHEYPATARDWYRPVYFEAFDLVIACIKDRFDQPGFKTYRSLQDLLVCCARGGDYATHLRSVMDFYRDDFNEQALTTQMETYQVAVRDKKVKTITDIVTFFRNLPPESLLFFSEVMRVLRHVLVMPATNATSERSFSGLRRLKTYLRTSMTQGRLTHLMTLHVHRCATDAMDLLDVANEFVSVKESRLTIFGKFS, from the coding sequence ATGAGCCCCGATACCCCTGGGTTCCGTGTACTGTGCCCCACGAGATGGACAGTGCGTGCAGCAAGCCTGTGTAGTGTCTTAGACAACTACATGTACACTGTGTTACAGACCTTGTGGGACACCTGCTACGAGCTCGGAGACACGGAGATCCGTTCCAGGATAGTAGGCGTGCGGTCCCAGATGGAGAGCTTCGACCTCTTCTTTGGTGTCCATCTGGGTTACATCATCCTGCGACATACATACAACTTGAGCCGCACCCTACAACAGAAGGACATGTCCGCATCAGAGGGTCAGGCAGTTGCTTCAATGACGGTGGAAACATTGACCAGCAAACGCTCCGACGATGTCTTTGACAAGTTTTGGGTTGACGTCAACAGCCAGCTCGATGACGTCGACGTAGGAGAGCCAGTGGTTCCCAGGCGACGCAAGATGCCGAAACGCTATGACGTTGGAACCGGGGCCCACGAGTATCCAGCCACAGCACGTGATTGGTACCGCCCGGTCTACTTTGAAGCATTCGATTTGGTGATCGCGTGTATCAAGGACAGATTCGATCAGCCAGGCTTCAAAACCTACAGATCCCTCCAAGACCTTCTTGTGTGCTGCGCCCGTGGTGGTGACTACGCCACTCATCTGCGGAGCGTGATGGACTTCTACAGGGACGACTTCAACGAGCAGGCGCTCACCACTCAGATGGAGACGTACCAGGTCGCCGTACGGGACAAGAAGGTCAAGACCATCACGGACATTGTCACGTTCTTCCGCAACTTGCCTCCTGAGTCTCTCCTCTTTTTCTCGGAGGTGATGCGCGTCCTCCGCCACGTCCTGGTAATGCCCGCCACCAACGCAACCAGCGAGAGGTCCTTCTCCGGCCTGAGACGCCTGAAGACGTACCTCCGGACGTCTATGACACAGGGGAGACTCACCCACCTCATGACGCTCCACGTGCACAGGTGTGCTACCGACGCAATGGACTTGTTAGATGTTGCCAATGAGTTCGTCAGTGTGAAAGAATCACGGTTAACTATCTTCGGGAAGTTTTCATAG